A region of Cytophagales bacterium DNA encodes the following proteins:
- a CDS encoding Smr/MutS family protein yields MNIGDKLILKPGNKEGTITRLLNNQYIEVTIENCFKISVLRSEVAEVNSVKTINIEKLQINSLKRSLKKPDRRFQKNKSLKSKIPNTKPLVNGSPASESKIQEFFKIDPQDIIDNMYRNISTGTRDVKQNAGSILYQDYEVDLHIEEIIKRQTCRDVACNVSTRLQTSPSKMNSSEILDLQLSTFENALEKAIACQMNQIVFIHGVGKSILRNELHKRLKQHKDIINFENPIIGKYGYGATLVIIR; encoded by the coding sequence ATGAATATTGGAGATAAGCTCATATTAAAACCAGGCAATAAAGAAGGAACTATTACCAGGTTACTCAATAATCAATACATTGAGGTGACAATTGAAAATTGTTTTAAGATATCAGTATTAAGATCAGAAGTAGCGGAAGTAAATTCTGTGAAAACTATTAATATTGAAAAGCTTCAAATTAACAGTTTAAAGAGATCCCTTAAAAAACCTGATAGACGTTTTCAAAAAAACAAGTCATTAAAATCTAAAATTCCAAATACCAAACCGTTAGTAAACGGTTCGCCTGCTAGCGAATCCAAAATCCAGGAATTTTTCAAAATTGATCCGCAGGATATAATTGATAATATGTATCGGAATATATCAACCGGTACCAGAGATGTAAAACAAAATGCAGGTTCGATCTTATACCAGGATTACGAAGTAGACCTTCATATAGAAGAAATAATAAAAAGGCAGACGTGTAGAGACGTTGCATGCAACGTCTCTACACGTCTGCAGACCTCTCCTTCAAAAATGAATTCTTCTGAGATTCTTGATCTCCAATTGAGCACTTTTGAAAACGCCCTTGAAAAGGCAATCGCCTGTCAAATGAATCAAATTGTTTTTATCCATGGCGTAGGTAAAAGCATTTTAAGAAATGAATTGCATAAAAGGTTAAAACAGCATAAAGATATAATAAATTTTGAAAATCCAATAATAGGTAAATATGGATATGGGGCAACATTGGTGATAATTCGGTAA
- the rfbA gene encoding glucose-1-phosphate thymidylyltransferase RfbA, translating into MKGIILAGGSGTRLYPLTLVMSKQLMPVYDKPMIYYPLSVLMMTGIHQILIITTPSDLPLFKKLLGDGKELGCSFEYAVQEVPNGLAQAFVIGKEFIGKDKVALILGDNIFYGAGVKKLLTRNNDPDGGVIFAYHVRDPKRYGVVEFDKNNNAVSIEEKPKQPKSNYAVPGLYFYDNDVVEIAKNLQPSARGEYEITDINNAYLQRKKLKVAILDRGTAWLDTGTFQSYIQAGNFVHVIEERQGLKIGCPEEVAYRMGYISGKQLRRIAEPLIRSGYGQYLLDVLDASD; encoded by the coding sequence ATGAAAGGAATAATATTAGCTGGTGGGTCCGGCACCCGTCTATATCCCTTAACCCTCGTCATGAGCAAGCAATTAATGCCTGTTTATGACAAGCCAATGATATATTATCCCCTGTCTGTATTGATGATGACAGGTATCCATCAAATATTGATTATTACTACCCCTTCTGATCTACCTTTATTTAAAAAACTTTTAGGAGATGGCAAAGAACTGGGTTGTAGCTTTGAATATGCAGTCCAGGAAGTTCCCAATGGTCTTGCCCAGGCATTTGTGATTGGGAAAGAATTTATTGGAAAAGATAAAGTTGCCTTAATACTTGGTGATAATATTTTTTATGGCGCTGGAGTAAAAAAGTTATTAACCAGGAATAATGACCCTGACGGTGGTGTGATCTTTGCATACCACGTAAGGGATCCTAAAAGATATGGTGTGGTTGAATTTGATAAAAACAACAATGCTGTTTCTATTGAAGAAAAACCCAAACAACCAAAATCTAATTACGCAGTTCCGGGACTTTATTTTTATGATAATGACGTGGTTGAAATTGCAAAAAATCTACAACCAAGCGCCAGGGGAGAATATGAGATCACTGATATTAACAATGCCTATCTGCAAAGAAAAAAACTTAAAGTTGCTATTTTAGACAGAGGTACTGCCTGGCTTGATACGGGTACGTTTCAATCATATATTCAGGCGGGTAACTTTGTGCATGTTATTGAAGAAAGACAAGGGCTCAAAATTGGCTGTCCGGAAGAAGTAGCTTATAGAATGGGTTATATCAGTGGTAAGCAATTAAGGAGAATAGCTGAACCTTTAATACGAAGTGGATACGGGCAATATCTGTTGGATGTTTTAGATGCTAGCGATTAG
- a CDS encoding T9SS type A sorting domain-containing protein: MKKLLSLVTFFVSVLNISNIQSQIIEAGGYHSLMLVCGDSTVWACGSNGLGQLGTGVPGTKTTPWKALVSDITAIAAGYYHTIALRNDSTVWKWGSGIITPVQISGLLNITAIATGYNHTLVVKDDGTAWAWGGNNVGQLGDSTTTSSSTPVQVAGGINNFIAVAGGNWHSIALRSDSTVWAWGRNNYGQLGDGTTTNRTTPVQVAGLSNIIAIAAGAEHSLALKNDGTVWTWGWNQYGQLGNGTTSQINSNPIQVFSNSTAIAAGTFFSMALRIDSTVWTWGWGSYGALGDGTAIQRTSPVLSLYPKSIAIAAGNWHSMSVRYDSTVWACGYNNDGQLGNDTTSGGSYNPTPVQTQLNCSFVPPPPPPPPLPSSQTTFQKFFDVIATDDDDLRSVQQTSDGGYIAVGGSGNYAMSGVGNALLIKTDPYGNKLWAKTYGGSIEERGISVQQTTDGGYIVVGWTRSFGAGGRDVYLIKTDTNGDTLWTKVFGSAGNEYGNSVQQTIDGGYIIAGSGLIKTDSIGNLQWAKTYGGWFFSVQQTADGKYIAVGSTTNFGVGINDVYLIKADTNGTIIWTKTYGGSNSEYGASVQQTTDGGYIITGYTESFGAGSGDAFLIKTDTVGNISWAKTYGEAGLWESGASVQQTSDDGYILVGWTPDGGGDVYVIKTDSVGDTLWARTYGDGFGYDVGNSIQQTTDGGYIIGGQSGVSGGYIIKMDANGNSGCVQSSVNPIVGNASFIVNSGATINSGTTVNGTATIVDSPITNDSVSCFNSGCNFVINIDTINITINNGDSIQVGSSIYTATGTYIDTLIASNGCDSIIITTNLTVLTGISTLTEQNTKIKIYPNPFSSSTTLQTDKAFKGAALTVYNSFGQQVKQIKNISGQTVILHSDNLPSGLYFIRLTQDNKIISTDKLVIMD; the protein is encoded by the coding sequence ATGAAAAAATTACTGTCCTTAGTTACGTTTTTTGTATCTGTTTTGAATATATCCAATATTCAATCACAAATTATTGAAGCCGGAGGATATCATTCTTTAATGCTAGTTTGTGGTGACAGCACAGTGTGGGCGTGTGGATCTAATGGTTTAGGTCAGCTCGGCACTGGAGTACCAGGTACAAAAACCACACCATGGAAAGCATTAGTTTCCGATATTACTGCTATAGCAGCAGGATATTATCATACCATAGCATTACGAAATGACAGCACTGTATGGAAATGGGGTAGTGGAATTATTACACCTGTACAAATATCCGGACTTCTTAATATTACTGCAATAGCAACAGGTTATAACCATACTTTAGTAGTGAAAGATGATGGTACAGCTTGGGCATGGGGGGGTAATAATGTTGGTCAATTAGGAGATAGCACAACAACAAGTAGTTCTACCCCGGTGCAGGTGGCAGGAGGAATCAATAATTTTATCGCTGTAGCCGGAGGTAATTGGCACTCAATAGCATTAAGAAGTGATAGTACCGTTTGGGCTTGGGGAAGAAATAATTATGGTCAATTAGGAGATGGTACAACTACAAATAGAACAACTCCTGTACAGGTTGCAGGGCTTTCTAATATTATTGCTATTGCAGCAGGCGCAGAGCATTCATTAGCATTGAAAAATGATGGAACAGTATGGACATGGGGGTGGAATCAATATGGTCAATTAGGAAATGGAACAACATCACAAATAAACTCCAACCCTATACAAGTGTTTTCAAATTCCACGGCAATAGCAGCAGGAACTTTTTTTTCGATGGCATTAAGAATTGATTCTACGGTTTGGACCTGGGGATGGGGTAGTTATGGTGCATTAGGAGATGGAACTGCAATTCAGAGAACTTCTCCTGTATTATCATTATATCCTAAATCCATTGCCATAGCAGCGGGAAATTGGCATTCTATGTCGGTAAGATATGACAGCACTGTATGGGCTTGTGGATATAATAATGATGGGCAATTGGGAAATGATACTACATCAGGAGGAAGTTATAATCCTACCCCTGTTCAAACACAGTTGAATTGTAGCTTTGTTCCACCTCCACCGCCTCCACCACCTCTTCCAAGTTCACAAACAACTTTTCAAAAATTCTTCGATGTTATAGCAACTGATGATGATGACTTACGATCTGTACAACAAACCTCTGATGGCGGATATATTGCTGTAGGAGGTAGTGGAAACTATGCTATGAGTGGAGTTGGAAACGCGCTCTTAATTAAAACAGATCCTTATGGTAATAAATTATGGGCAAAAACTTATGGAGGAAGCATTGAAGAAAGGGGGATTTCTGTACAACAGACAACAGATGGGGGTTACATTGTTGTTGGATGGACGAGGAGTTTTGGAGCAGGTGGGCGAGATGTTTATCTAATCAAAACAGATACAAATGGGGATACTCTATGGACGAAAGTTTTTGGAAGCGCAGGAAATGAATATGGCAATTCCGTTCAGCAAACAATAGATGGTGGTTATATTATAGCTGGCAGTGGTTTAATAAAGACTGATAGCATTGGTAATTTACAATGGGCTAAAACATATGGTGGATGGTTTTTTTCTGTTCAACAAACTGCTGATGGAAAATATATTGCTGTTGGAAGTACCACAAACTTTGGGGTAGGAATCAATGACGTATATTTGATAAAAGCTGATACCAATGGTACTATAATATGGACAAAGACCTATGGTGGAAGTAATTCAGAATATGGCGCTTCAGTACAGCAAACCACAGATGGTGGGTATATTATAACTGGTTATACTGAAAGCTTTGGTGCGGGGAGTGGTGATGCTTTTCTAATTAAAACAGATACAGTTGGAAATATTTCATGGGCAAAAACCTATGGAGAAGCTGGTCTATGGGAAAGTGGTGCCTCTGTGCAACAAACCTCTGACGATGGATATATTCTGGTAGGATGGACCCCAGATGGAGGAGGAGACGTTTATGTTATCAAAACTGATTCTGTTGGGGATACGCTGTGGGCACGAACTTATGGAGACGGTTTTGGTTATGATGTAGGCAATTCCATTCAACAAACAACTGATGGTGGATATATTATTGGAGGACAATCAGGTGTCTCTGGAGGCTATATTATAAAGATGGATGCAAATGGAAATAGCGGATGTGTTCAATCATCAGTAAACCCAATTGTAGGAAATGCTTCATTTATAGTTAATTCTGGAGCAACTATTAACTCAGGTACAACCGTTAATGGTACTGCAACAATTGTCGATAGCCCGATAACTAACGATAGTGTGTCGTGTTTTAACTCAGGATGTAATTTTGTAATTAACATCGATACTATAAATATTACTATTAACAATGGAGATAGCATACAAGTCGGCAGTAGCATTTATACAGCGACCGGCACTTACATAGATACACTCATTGCCTCCAATGGCTGCGACAGCATTATTATTACCACCAACTTAACTGTCCTTACAGGAATAAGCACCCTTACTGAGCAAAATACGAAAATAAAAATTTATCCTAATCCTTTTTCTTCTTCGACAACTTTGCAGACAGACAAAGCTTTCAAAGGCGCAGCCTTAACAGTTTACAATTCATTTGGACAGCAAGTAAAACAAATAAAAAACATTTCAGGACAGACAGTTATTCTGCACAGCGACAATTTACCAAGCGGACTGTATTTCATTCGCCTGACGCAAGACAACAAAATAATCTCGACAGACAAATTAGTAATCATGGACTGA
- a CDS encoding DUF2279 domain-containing protein — protein sequence MKYLIAFIVTFSTTTIQAQGLPHPLNPPLPDLRYGTGLKERGIGRDVVYNVSTIGRDVVHNVSTIGRDVALQRLYQSPSPFNDTLTSKNKNRKWVAVAGAVLYSVTLFGLNELWYKNTPRSRFHFFNDNREWLQVDKVGHFYSAFHLSRILISPTSPPASRNAGPMSTGHRPPQRGDFTTPIAKGKSDGKAPPARGVGGAALGFLAMTPIEILDGFSAQHGASWGDLIANAAGSGLALGQYLLWDELRIYPKYSFHQTRFAPERPNLLGLNLLQQSLKDYNGQTYWLSVNIASFLNNDTKLPPWLNVSFGYGAHGMLGGFENRWYQGDSLTDRSDEQRYRQYYLSLDIDWMRIKTNRKFLKSLFYILNAFQIPVPALEFNAGRITDPAKKRLTLQLIYFTR from the coding sequence ATGAAATACCTCATTGCCTTTATTGTCACCTTCTCTACTACTACAATACAAGCACAAGGTCTACCTCACCCCTTAAATCCCCCTCTCCCCGACCTTCGGTACGGGACAGGCCTGAAGGAGAGGGGGATTGGTAGAGACGTTGTGTACAACGTCTCTACAATTGGTAGAGACGTTGTACACAACGTCTCTACAATTGGTAGAGACGTTGCATTGCAACGTCTCTACCAATCCCCCTCTCCTTTTAACGATACATTAACGTCTAAAAATAAAAATCGCAAATGGGTTGCTGTTGCAGGAGCAGTATTATATAGCGTTACCTTATTCGGTTTAAATGAACTGTGGTACAAAAACACTCCACGCAGCCGTTTTCATTTTTTCAACGATAACCGGGAGTGGCTGCAGGTTGACAAAGTGGGGCATTTCTATTCGGCATTTCATCTTAGCAGAATTCTAATCAGCCCCACCAGCCCCCCTGCCTCCCGCAATGCTGGCCCGATGTCCACTGGACATCGTCCTCCCCAAAGGGGGGACTTTACCACCCCAATTGCCAAAGGCAAAAGTGATGGAAAAGCCCCCCCTGCGAGGGGGGTGGGGGGGGCTGCTTTAGGATTTTTGGCCATGACTCCGATTGAAATTCTTGACGGTTTCTCAGCTCAGCACGGTGCATCATGGGGTGATCTCATTGCCAATGCCGCTGGCTCAGGATTGGCATTAGGTCAATATTTACTATGGGATGAACTAAGAATTTATCCAAAATATTCATTTCACCAAACCCGTTTTGCACCTGAAAGACCTAACCTGTTAGGGTTAAACCTGTTGCAGCAATCCCTTAAAGATTACAACGGCCAAACCTATTGGCTTTCTGTAAATATTGCATCATTTTTAAATAACGATACTAAACTTCCACCCTGGTTGAACGTTTCTTTTGGATATGGCGCTCATGGCATGCTGGGCGGATTTGAAAATAGGTGGTACCAGGGAGATAGTTTAACAGACCGTTCTGATGAACAAAGATACAGGCAATATTATTTATCATTGGATATAGATTGGATGCGTATCAAAACGAACAGGAAATTCTTAAAATCCCTGTTCTATATTTTAAATGCCTTCCAAATTCCTGTCCCTGCATTGGAATTTAATGCGGGTCGGATTACTGATCCGGCAAAAAAAAGATTAACTTTGCAGTTAATTTATTTTACAAGATGA